One window of Atribacter laminatus genomic DNA carries:
- a CDS encoding carbohydrate ABC transporter permease codes for MYGNEKFGIRRVINGILEYRNTPYIVLIAIFVFLLFPFYWSFITSIKTTQEIYSWPPTLFPVDPSLSGYEFSLLTAPVPTYILNSVIYSLSASIIVTLSATVTIYGLTQFPFRGSRKILFSFFATRLIPPQALWLPFVIMYSKIGLINTRPGVVIFIVAIIYPLCVWMLKSLFEAFPKELIDAASIDGCSRMKILYKIAVPILAPGISAIAIISFLWAWAEFMFPFIILNDQSLHPITVGVYFFIGEEGILWNALSATQILAITPGLIFFIIAQKHIIKGLSAGAVKG; via the coding sequence ATGTACGGTAATGAAAAATTTGGAATAAGAAGAGTGATTAATGGGATTCTAGAATATAGAAACACGCCTTATATTGTACTTATCGCAATTTTTGTTTTTTTATTGTTTCCTTTTTATTGGTCTTTTATTACCTCAATTAAAACAACACAAGAAATTTATTCATGGCCTCCAACATTATTCCCGGTAGATCCAAGTCTTTCTGGTTATGAATTTTCTCTTTTAACTGCACCCGTTCCAACCTATATTTTAAATTCCGTGATTTATTCTCTATCAGCGTCTATTATAGTTACCTTATCGGCAACCGTTACTATTTATGGATTGACTCAATTTCCATTTCGAGGTAGTAGGAAAATCCTTTTTTCTTTTTTTGCAACACGACTAATACCACCGCAGGCTTTATGGCTCCCCTTTGTTATCATGTATTCAAAGATCGGGCTTATAAATACCCGACCTGGAGTTGTTATATTTATCGTTGCAATAATATATCCACTTTGTGTGTGGATGTTAAAAAGTTTATTTGAAGCATTTCCAAAAGAATTAATTGACGCTGCTTCTATTGATGGTTGTAGCAGGATGAAGATATTGTATAAAATAGCCGTACCAATTCTAGCCCCAGGGATTTCTGCTATTGCGATTATATCTTTTCTTTGGGCATGGGCTGAATTTATGTTTCCTTTCATTATTTTAAATGACCAATCTTTACATCCAATTACTGTTGGTGTTTACTTTTTTATTGGTGAAGAAGGAATTCTTTGGAATGCTCTTTCTGCTACGCAGATATTAGCAATAACACCTGGCTTAATATTCTTTATTATTGCACAAAAGCATATTATTAAGGGCTTATCGGCGGGTGCGGTAAAAGGATAG
- a CDS encoding carbohydrate ABC transporter permease has translation MISNKKFGIYCSLPGLLIIVALILYPVIYNLYISLLRYDFITPITYNGIANYKWALNSKDFYNSWKISTLYSLGSAGFTLLFSLMVAHSLRGIRRAKSIFRTLSILPWAAPLIVSGFMWRWIFSKETGILNYLLILFGLTNENIGFLVNPALAMFCGIMTTTWSYIPFMTVLLLAGLESISDELYEAAKIDGADAIQRFWYISLSLNKQNIVIALLIIWMYTFRTPDVFVSLTGGGPGKATYHAGQLLWDYVYRFLNFGRAGAISILLTITIIIPSYFVLSYFLRKGSNI, from the coding sequence GTGATATCTAATAAAAAATTTGGAATATATTGTAGTTTACCCGGATTGTTGATCATCGTTGCGCTAATATTATATCCTGTAATATATAACTTATACATTAGCCTGCTTCGTTATGATTTTATTACCCCGATTACATATAACGGCATAGCTAACTATAAATGGGCATTAAATTCAAAAGATTTTTATAATAGTTGGAAAATATCTACATTATATAGTCTTGGATCTGCAGGTTTTACTTTGTTGTTTAGTTTAATGGTTGCACATTCTTTACGTGGTATTCGAAGAGCAAAATCAATTTTTAGGACTTTATCTATTCTTCCTTGGGCTGCACCTTTGATAGTATCAGGCTTTATGTGGAGATGGATTTTTAGTAAAGAAACAGGCATTTTAAATTACTTACTAATTCTGTTTGGATTAACTAATGAAAATATTGGTTTTCTTGTAAATCCGGCGCTTGCAATGTTTTGTGGGATAATGACCACTACTTGGTCCTATATACCTTTTATGACTGTTTTATTGTTAGCCGGATTAGAAAGTATATCTGATGAATTATATGAAGCAGCAAAGATTGATGGTGCAGATGCTATCCAAAGATTTTGGTATATTTCTTTGTCTCTAAATAAACAAAATATAGTGATTGCTCTACTGATAATTTGGATGTACACATTTCGAACCCCTGATGTATTTGTATCACTAACCGGTGGTGGTCCTGGAAAAGCAACCTATCATGCAGGTCAACTACTCTGGGACTATGTTTATCGATTTTTAAATTTTGGAAGAGCAGGTGCCATTAGTATTTTGCTAACAATTACTATAATAATACCTTCATATTTTGTATTGTCGTACTTTCTTAGGAAGGGGTCGAACATATAA
- a CDS encoding ABC transporter substrate-binding protein has translation MSYLKSKRGIFLKIAFVTLIISLFSFAAFGEKAWETINWNGPVSMAERISGDKYILPEGWENAIKGVDELVYYNSGGLAGDIATAMNIKLFEELTGLKVKAVPVPSELEHAKSLATLLAQDGSVPLLLVGSPVRELSTFAREEWLTPIDFLYPQDVQDLFTPALKDLHFRNGHWWASQETALGMGVVFYRPSWLEKSGIAVPDNWQDIYTAAKKCRTWAKQELGESYYGMVFSGILENWIDSFQGTLYSQGGSWYLGNEPNMLSEEWKNAFSYWANFILEDIASQEVLNYNFIDRGRVFGIGQAAFGAGIMTSYTMKYMTEFPEVFDDWAIMAPPKWAPGDPEEGRVGWLNGNSGVINKYAPDNHQAAAMLFLDFLRSKEAQTNELIVEGNEAYMLSLYDDPTLPSKVNWNLADSVAEEIGNPHPAHIEEIPYLNIRATLMKYGKTEQLLPGFPQLGTEVKSQFAQVVTGQTTIDDAIQAIQDYAEQLPR, from the coding sequence ATGAGTTATTTAAAAAGTAAAAGGGGAATATTTTTAAAAATAGCTTTTGTTACTTTGATCATAAGTTTATTTAGTTTTGCAGCGTTCGGAGAAAAAGCTTGGGAAACTATTAATTGGAATGGACCTGTCTCTATGGCAGAAAGAATATCAGGTGATAAATACATTCTGCCTGAAGGCTGGGAAAATGCAATTAAAGGAGTAGATGAGCTAGTTTATTACAATTCTGGAGGCTTAGCGGGTGATATTGCAACTGCAATGAATATTAAATTGTTTGAAGAATTGACAGGTTTAAAAGTTAAAGCTGTACCTGTTCCTTCAGAGCTTGAACACGCAAAATCTTTAGCAACACTTTTAGCGCAAGACGGAAGTGTTCCGTTATTGTTGGTAGGGAGTCCAGTTCGTGAGTTGAGTACGTTTGCTCGAGAAGAATGGTTAACTCCTATTGACTTTTTGTATCCCCAAGATGTACAAGATCTTTTTACTCCTGCATTAAAGGACCTTCATTTCAGAAACGGTCATTGGTGGGCTTCTCAAGAAACTGCATTGGGTATGGGAGTTGTGTTTTATCGGCCTTCTTGGTTGGAAAAAAGTGGTATAGCTGTACCGGATAATTGGCAAGATATTTATACCGCTGCCAAAAAATGTAGGACGTGGGCAAAACAGGAATTAGGAGAGTCATACTATGGAATGGTTTTCTCAGGAATTCTTGAAAATTGGATAGATTCTTTCCAAGGAACTCTTTACAGCCAAGGTGGAAGCTGGTATTTGGGTAATGAACCAAATATGCTCAGCGAGGAATGGAAAAATGCATTTTCTTATTGGGCAAATTTCATACTTGAAGATATAGCTAGCCAAGAAGTCCTTAACTATAATTTTATTGATAGAGGAAGAGTATTTGGTATTGGCCAAGCAGCTTTCGGTGCTGGTATTATGACTTCATATACCATGAAGTATATGACCGAATTCCCGGAAGTATTTGATGATTGGGCAATTATGGCTCCACCAAAATGGGCACCAGGCGATCCAGAAGAAGGTAGAGTTGGATGGCTAAATGGTAATTCTGGTGTTATTAATAAGTATGCTCCAGATAATCACCAGGCAGCAGCAATGTTATTTTTAGATTTCTTGAGAAGTAAAGAAGCACAAACAAATGAATTAATTGTTGAAGGAAACGAGGCTTATATGTTATCGCTTTATGATGACCCAACTCTACCAAGTAAAGTCAACTGGAATTTAGCTGACTCAGTAGCTGAAGAGATTGGTAATCCTCATCCTGCTCATATCGAAGAAATACCCTATTTGAATATTCGTGCAACATTGATGAAATATGGTAAAACTGAGCAATTACTTCCTGGGTTCCCACAATTGGGTACCGAAGTAAAATCACAATTTGCACAAGTTGTGACCGGGCAAACAACAATTGATGATGCAATTCAAGCTATTCAAGATTATGCAGAACAGCTTCCACGTTAA
- a CDS encoding mandelate racemase/muconate lactonizing enzyme family protein, whose translation MQITDIKIHIIKIPLDKVIHFAWMPGKNIKEYGFTLIEINTDEGITGYGTSNLVGDNQVATSIKALYKEFLMGKNPFFVESYLRPFSLMKPFGAPPWALSQALWDIIGKAANQPLYKLWGAERDKVLAYAAPAEPRTPEQTKEVMNRYQSDGFKAVKLRLHGMKISEDIDLVQSAKKVVENKMDILVDANQALKFPTPLPHPHWDYKRALETAQELEKLKVFYLEEPLPMYDFDNLAKLNGEIDMYIAGGECNMGLHEFKILLEKNCYDVIQPDASLSEDLFQIKNIAALTMAHGKLFMPHTWGSGLNLFSNLQVALTVPDEYSPYFEYPYDYESWKVELTQKMILNPIVPDKDGFIHAPSQPGLGFELDQKAIKKYTLENY comes from the coding sequence TTGCAAATAACTGATATAAAAATTCATATTATTAAAATACCATTGGATAAAGTAATCCATTTTGCATGGATGCCAGGAAAAAATATTAAAGAATATGGTTTTACTCTTATTGAAATTAATACTGATGAAGGAATAACGGGTTATGGCACTTCGAACCTGGTTGGTGATAATCAGGTTGCAACTTCAATAAAAGCCTTATATAAAGAGTTTTTAATGGGTAAAAACCCTTTTTTTGTGGAAAGTTACTTGAGGCCTTTTTCTTTAATGAAACCATTTGGTGCTCCACCTTGGGCTTTATCGCAAGCTTTGTGGGATATTATTGGTAAAGCCGCTAACCAACCACTTTATAAACTATGGGGTGCAGAAAGGGATAAAGTTCTTGCTTATGCAGCACCCGCGGAACCAAGGACTCCAGAGCAAACGAAGGAGGTGATGAATCGGTATCAGAGCGATGGTTTCAAAGCAGTAAAACTACGACTGCATGGTATGAAAATTAGCGAGGATATTGATTTAGTTCAAAGTGCTAAAAAAGTAGTTGAAAACAAGATGGATATCCTTGTAGACGCAAACCAAGCTTTAAAGTTCCCAACTCCTCTTCCTCATCCTCATTGGGATTATAAAAGAGCATTAGAAACAGCGCAAGAATTGGAAAAACTCAAGGTGTTTTATTTAGAAGAGCCTCTTCCTATGTATGATTTTGATAATTTAGCAAAGTTGAATGGCGAAATAGACATGTATATTGCTGGTGGAGAATGTAATATGGGCTTGCATGAATTTAAGATTTTACTGGAAAAGAATTGCTATGATGTTATACAACCTGATGCAAGTTTATCTGAAGATTTATTTCAAATTAAAAATATTGCCGCACTAACGATGGCTCATGGAAAACTCTTTATGCCTCACACTTGGGGCAGTGGCTTAAACCTATTTAGTAACTTACAAGTAGCCTTGACCGTTCCTGATGAATATTCACCATACTTTGAATATCCCTACGATTATGAATCCTGGAAAGTAGAGTTAACTCAAAAAATGATTTTAAATCCAATTGTTCCTGATAAAGATGGTTTTATTCATGCTCCAAGCCAACCAGGTTTAGGTTTTGAATTAGATCAAAAAGCAATTAAAAAATATACATTAGAAAATTATTAA
- a CDS encoding FadR/GntR family transcriptional regulator — protein MLQVIKQVHFWTCLIKNISMEDLSSPEILFQLTEIRKIFESQVVSLSAVRRTDEDLESLNDILTKEKCAVKNLDIDACGQLDVMFHIALARASKNVIAEKFINSLFNLLLHLIKMTRKIPEYLRDSIYFHENLYNSVLAKDSKMAKKYMEEHLNLQEKALYELYEMNLKEEKEN, from the coding sequence TTGTTACAAGTTATCAAACAAGTCCATTTTTGGACTTGTTTGATAAAAAATATTAGCATGGAAGATTTATCTAGTCCAGAAATACTATTTCAACTTACTGAAATTAGGAAAATTTTTGAGAGCCAAGTAGTAAGTTTAAGTGCAGTAAGACGTACTGATGAAGATCTAGAGTCTTTAAATGATATTCTTACGAAAGAAAAATGTGCAGTTAAGAATTTAGATATCGATGCCTGTGGTCAACTTGACGTTATGTTCCACATTGCCTTAGCCCGCGCTTCAAAAAATGTGATTGCCGAAAAATTCATTAATTCCTTATTCAATCTACTTTTACACTTAATAAAGATGACTAGAAAAATTCCCGAATATCTAAGAGATTCAATTTATTTTCATGAAAATTTATACAATTCAGTTTTAGCAAAAGACTCAAAGATGGCTAAGAAATATATGGAGGAACATCTTAACTTACAAGAGAAAGCATTGTATGAGCTCTATGAGATGAATTTAAAGGAAGAAAAAGAGAATTAG
- a CDS encoding FadR/GntR family transcriptional regulator: MDRLIGNKLEKQNNVVDFDLSDVVINKKKVYEEIADQIRERIINGQFKPGDKLPSERLLAKNFGVSVPTIRQALGTLSATGYIKIIHGSGTFVTSYQTSPFLDLFDKKY, translated from the coding sequence ATGGATCGGTTAATTGGAAATAAATTAGAAAAACAAAATAATGTAGTTGATTTTGACCTTTCTGATGTTGTCATAAACAAGAAAAAAGTTTACGAAGAAATAGCTGATCAAATTAGAGAACGAATCATTAATGGTCAATTTAAACCAGGGGATAAATTACCATCAGAAAGACTTTTAGCAAAGAATTTTGGAGTAAGCGTTCCAACAATTCGACAGGCTCTAGGGACACTGAGCGCCACTGGTTACATTAAGATTATACATGGAAGTGGTACCTTTGTTACAAGTTATCAAACAAGTCCATTTTTGGACTTGTTTGATAAAAAATATTAG
- a CDS encoding mandelate racemase/muconate lactonizing enzyme family protein, with the protein MKISKAIIYDINLGKDFHSQWNPIIIKIETDEGIYGLGEVGLAYGNASKAAFGILRDFSSAYLIGFDPNQIELMWDKLFRRTFWGQGGGPVIFGGISAIDEALWDIKGKMLGVPVYELLGGKVRDKIRVYANDWYSGLVHPEEYAEAASKVKADGFNALKFDPFATSESKEWDYPPRNIDSQRAKLAVERVKAVRNAVGDDVDILIEVHGNLGTTAAIQIGKQLEEFKPFFYEEPVDALNIDCMKKVSENVNIPIAAGERLYTRYGFRQYIEKQAVDILQPDINLAGGLSEAKKIASYAETYNLHVQPHNCGSPVATAVSVNFDACTTNFIIQEWFPYWHRKDDRLNIVKESFEPCAKDSYFSIPNKPGLGVELNDSFVQKFDCVEIS; encoded by the coding sequence ATGAAAATATCAAAAGCGATTATCTATGATATTAACTTGGGAAAAGATTTTCATAGTCAATGGAATCCAATCATTATTAAAATTGAAACCGATGAAGGAATATATGGTTTAGGTGAGGTTGGTTTAGCCTATGGTAATGCCTCAAAAGCCGCTTTTGGTATTCTAAGGGATTTTTCTTCAGCATATCTTATTGGGTTTGATCCAAACCAAATTGAACTAATGTGGGATAAGCTTTTTAGAAGAACATTTTGGGGACAAGGTGGTGGTCCTGTAATTTTTGGAGGGATAAGCGCTATAGACGAAGCTCTTTGGGATATAAAAGGGAAAATGTTGGGTGTTCCCGTTTATGAGTTGTTGGGAGGAAAGGTGAGAGACAAGATCAGAGTCTATGCAAATGATTGGTATAGTGGTTTAGTGCATCCTGAAGAATATGCAGAAGCAGCTTCAAAAGTAAAAGCAGATGGTTTCAATGCTCTTAAATTTGATCCATTTGCAACTAGTGAAAGTAAAGAATGGGATTATCCACCAAGGAATATTGATTCACAAAGAGCTAAACTTGCAGTTGAGCGTGTAAAAGCAGTTCGTAATGCAGTTGGTGATGATGTTGATATTTTAATTGAAGTACATGGTAATTTAGGAACTACAGCCGCAATCCAGATTGGTAAGCAATTAGAAGAGTTCAAACCTTTCTTTTATGAAGAACCGGTTGACGCTTTAAATATTGATTGTATGAAAAAGGTATCGGAAAACGTTAACATTCCGATTGCTGCAGGAGAGCGACTATACACCAGATATGGATTTAGACAATATATAGAAAAACAAGCTGTTGATATTCTCCAACCGGATATTAACTTAGCCGGTGGTCTAAGTGAAGCAAAAAAAATTGCATCGTATGCTGAAACCTATAATCTCCATGTCCAACCACATAACTGTGGAAGTCCAGTTGCCACCGCGGTCTCTGTTAATTTTGATGCGTGTACAACAAATTTCATCATACAAGAATGGTTTCCATACTGGCACAGAAAAGATGACCGATTAAATATCGTAAAAGAATCTTTTGAACCTTGCGCTAAAGATAGCTACTTTTCGATTCCCAATAAGCCTGGTTTAGGAGTAGAACTAAATGATTCATTTGTTCAAAAATTTGATTGTGTAGAGATATCTTGA
- a CDS encoding sensor domain-containing diguanylate cyclase/phosphohydrolase, with protein sequence MDSLKAAWNKHKRILMITAIITFAVLILFIPYSTGIPERGILGTFLIFLFTMMWGLKGGIIGAVYSIINLGYYIANSPHQIDNSFLVLGTVLYLFIGIALGRLLDVVRGQKADVSNLLKSLEQKETNYHNLFDTIVDGLFVFDINDIYGQVHIIDVNTVACRLLGYEKEEILRLTCFDLIDKNYSKKMKYIFGKLFHADQELLFETVFITKQGQKIATECHCNSIRKNGKVYGNCVVRDITERKKVEEKIRYLTFHDSLTGIYNRAYFENELEKYDNLRYLPISVIMGDMNGLKLVNDAFGHDEGDRLLKIAANSLKESCRQADTVARYGGDEFVILLPNTTTQEAEGIIERISNKISQTQFGPIPPSIALGCETKTFIQQDIHLILKHAEDNMYQQKLMSEQSNRSAVISTLERTLIEVSEETELHALRLQTLCDQMCVKLDLSSSLRNELRLLAVLHDIGKVAIPQTILTKAEELTLDEWKLIKQHTEIGYRIAQSSPDLAIISEGILSHHERWDGTGYPRGLKGEDIPLSARILSIADAYDVMISGRAYKPKMSKEEAMEEIKKGAGTQFDPELAKVFIEIVSNET encoded by the coding sequence ATGGATTCACTAAAAGCAGCATGGAACAAGCATAAACGTATATTAATGATTACTGCAATAATAACATTCGCTGTCCTTATTCTCTTTATTCCTTATTCTACTGGTATTCCGGAAAGGGGAATTCTAGGTACATTTTTAATTTTTTTATTCACTATGATGTGGGGATTAAAGGGAGGGATTATTGGTGCTGTTTATTCAATTATCAATCTAGGATATTATATAGCCAACAGTCCTCATCAAATTGATAATTCCTTCCTGGTTTTGGGAACCGTCCTCTATCTTTTTATTGGTATAGCCTTAGGAAGATTATTAGATGTTGTTCGTGGACAAAAAGCCGATGTTTCCAACCTGCTTAAATCTCTTGAACAGAAGGAAACCAATTATCATAACCTATTTGATACTATCGTTGATGGTTTGTTTGTTTTTGACATTAACGATATCTACGGGCAGGTACATATCATTGATGTCAACACAGTCGCTTGCAGGTTGTTAGGGTATGAAAAAGAGGAGATACTGAGACTTACTTGTTTTGATTTAATTGATAAGAATTATTCGAAAAAAATGAAATATATTTTTGGCAAGCTTTTTCATGCCGATCAAGAGCTTCTGTTCGAAACTGTATTTATCACCAAACAGGGTCAAAAAATTGCCACTGAATGTCACTGCAATTCGATTAGAAAAAATGGGAAAGTATATGGAAATTGTGTTGTGCGGGATATAACCGAGCGAAAAAAAGTCGAAGAAAAAATTAGGTATTTAACTTTCCATGATTCACTTACCGGGATTTATAACCGAGCCTACTTTGAGAACGAATTGGAAAAATACGATAATTTAAGGTATTTACCGATTAGCGTTATTATGGGAGATATGAATGGGCTTAAATTAGTGAACGATGCTTTTGGCCATGATGAAGGTGATAGGCTATTAAAAATTGCTGCCAATAGTTTAAAAGAGTCCTGTAGGCAAGCGGATACCGTTGCCCGTTATGGGGGAGATGAATTTGTCATTCTTCTTCCGAATACAACCACCCAGGAAGCGGAAGGTATTATTGAAAGGATTAGTAATAAAATCAGTCAAACTCAATTTGGACCAATCCCACCCAGCATTGCTTTAGGGTGTGAGACAAAAACCTTCATTCAACAAGACATCCATTTAATTCTCAAACATGCTGAAGATAATATGTATCAACAGAAATTAATGAGCGAGCAAAGCAATCGGTCGGCGGTCATATCGACCCTGGAGAGAACCTTAATCGAAGTAAGCGAAGAAACTGAATTGCACGCCCTGAGATTACAAACCTTGTGTGACCAGATGTGTGTGAAGTTAGATCTCTCGAGCTCACTGCGAAACGAACTGCGATTACTGGCGGTTCTCCATGATATCGGGAAAGTTGCTATCCCTCAAACCATTTTAACCAAAGCCGAAGAACTCACCCTGGATGAGTGGAAGTTAATAAAACAACACACAGAAATAGGATATCGAATCGCCCAGTCATCTCCTGATCTGGCCATAATTTCTGAAGGGATTCTCTCCCACCATGAAAGATGGGATGGGACCGGCTATCCCCGGGGTTTAAAAGGAGAAGATATCCCGTTATCTGCTCGGATTCTTTCCATCGCTGATGCTTATGACGTCATGATTTCGGGACGGGCTTACAAGCCAAAAATGAGTAAAGAAGAAGCCATGGAAGAAATCAAAAAGGGAGCTGGAACCCAGTTTGATCCGGAACTTGCCAAGGTCTTTATTGAGATCGTGAGTAATGAAACGTAG
- a CDS encoding GerW family sporulation protein yields MSKMSETMNKGLETLFGKLQDFLTSRTIIGKEIQVGDMTLIPIIEITFGMGTGSRSGVDEKKPQNSSEGIGIGAKAKPSAVIVIKEGQIQLFSLSKPGVIDQLIEKFPEIMEKLPKIGDWKKKTEK; encoded by the coding sequence ATGAGTAAAATGAGTGAAACGATGAATAAAGGATTGGAAACATTATTTGGGAAATTACAGGATTTTTTAACTTCAAGAACAATTATTGGGAAAGAAATTCAAGTAGGTGATATGACCTTGATTCCCATTATTGAAATAACTTTTGGAATGGGGACGGGATCACGGAGTGGGGTTGATGAGAAAAAACCACAGAATTCAAGCGAGGGAATCGGTATCGGAGCGAAAGCAAAACCCTCGGCGGTGATAGTCATTAAAGAAGGCCAGATTCAACTATTTTCCTTAAGTAAGCCAGGGGTAATAGATCAGCTGATTGAAAAGTTCCCAGAGATTATGGAAAAATTGCCTAAGATAGGGGATTGGAAGAAAAAAACCGAGAAATAA
- a CDS encoding DUF2953 domain-containing protein produces the protein MNGIKKERYFFSFSMSWLWKIFSIVINKEENQKIDNSIIIFGLRVPITHFEKRKRSKAKDLEKQEKKEKDYTKYFSLFNQSFLEQSVILIRRSFKHILPIKYQCCLLYGFQDPADTGILTGFFAMVLPYIPDNDSVKIQPVFDKEIIQGKVIFKGRIILAVLIYYFLQFYFSRGVRQTIKKIRKK, from the coding sequence TTGAATGGAATAAAAAAAGAACGCTATTTTTTTTCTTTTAGCATGAGTTGGCTTTGGAAAATTTTTTCTATAGTCATCAATAAAGAAGAAAATCAGAAGATAGATAATAGTATCATTATTTTTGGGTTGCGTGTTCCTATCACCCATTTTGAAAAGAGAAAAAGAAGTAAAGCCAAGGATCTAGAAAAACAAGAAAAAAAAGAGAAGGATTATACGAAGTATTTTAGTTTATTCAACCAATCTTTCTTAGAACAATCAGTCATATTAATACGAAGATCATTTAAACATATTTTACCGATAAAATATCAATGTTGTCTCCTCTATGGTTTTCAAGATCCAGCTGATACCGGAATACTGACAGGCTTTTTTGCTATGGTATTACCATACATACCCGATAACGATAGTGTAAAAATACAACCAGTATTTGATAAAGAAATAATTCAAGGAAAGGTAATCTTTAAAGGAAGAATAATTTTAGCTGTTTTAATATATTATTTTCTTCAATTTTATTTTTCTCGAGGTGTTCGGCAAACGATAAAAAAAATAAGAAAAAAGTAG
- a CDS encoding IS4 family transposase, protein MKTPLLSGRIDLRKKTNHHKERGVFMTILPENLKNERTLLPMFSSFMKEFKVNQLFRKCHMNKKKGFPVKDVFQMIFLLVFTQKNVAGLLQSRHPLFQGKKDTLYRFLHKTSGSWRKLLFLLSTKVVSEALLPFTSLKRYTWVVDDSPYERPRSLKVEGLSRFYDHAQGRFSRGFRMLTLGLTDGATFIPFAFSLLSSHRKENQLCPMDASVDGRSKRAHLRKESQEKTPEVFFNLLDGALKHCPLVSTILFDSWFSFPALIRKCALRGLSVVCMLKNTPKIYYSFGGKVLSLSSLFTRIQKRPHGNIIGSGVVNLNLTGKPLLARIVFVRSEKQKSQWLALLSTDLSLSEDEIVTLYGKRWDIEVFFKMVKSVLKLTREFQVRSYDALVSHTSIVFIRYIMLAVIARRNTDPRTFGELFYACYDEIQDITLMEALTLLLELLKTTIKQILVLSEEKVKELLIYFVNSLPAWLREKVLLLNCES, encoded by the coding sequence ATGAAAACACCCCTCCTTTCTGGTAGAATTGACTTAAGGAAAAAAACCAATCACCACAAAGAGAGAGGTGTCTTCATGACTATCCTACCAGAAAATTTGAAAAATGAAAGGACCTTGTTACCCATGTTTTCCTCCTTTATGAAGGAGTTTAAAGTGAACCAACTGTTTCGAAAATGCCATATGAACAAAAAGAAAGGGTTCCCAGTCAAAGACGTCTTTCAGATGATCTTTCTCCTAGTCTTTACTCAGAAAAACGTTGCTGGTCTTCTCCAATCTCGACATCCCCTTTTCCAAGGAAAGAAAGACACTCTTTACCGTTTCCTCCACAAGACCAGTGGGAGCTGGCGAAAATTGCTCTTTCTTTTGAGTACCAAAGTAGTCTCTGAAGCGCTCCTTCCTTTTACCAGTTTGAAACGCTACACCTGGGTGGTGGATGATTCCCCCTATGAACGGCCTCGGAGCTTGAAAGTTGAAGGGCTCTCTCGATTCTATGATCACGCCCAAGGACGGTTCAGTCGGGGTTTCAGAATGCTCACTTTAGGACTCACCGATGGTGCTACATTCATTCCCTTTGCTTTTTCATTGTTAAGTTCTCACCGCAAAGAAAACCAGCTCTGTCCCATGGATGCCTCCGTTGATGGGCGGAGCAAAAGAGCTCACCTTCGGAAAGAATCCCAAGAAAAAACTCCAGAAGTCTTCTTCAACCTACTGGATGGAGCCTTAAAACACTGTCCTTTGGTCTCAACTATTCTTTTTGATAGTTGGTTCAGTTTTCCAGCCCTCATCCGCAAATGTGCTCTTCGCGGATTATCAGTGGTGTGCATGCTCAAAAACACCCCAAAAATTTACTATTCTTTTGGTGGAAAAGTTCTTTCTCTTTCCTCTCTTTTCACCAGAATTCAGAAAAGACCACACGGCAATATCATTGGATCGGGTGTCGTGAATCTCAATCTCACTGGGAAACCACTTTTAGCTCGGATTGTCTTTGTCCGAAGTGAAAAACAAAAATCTCAATGGTTGGCACTGCTTTCAACTGATCTGTCTCTTTCTGAAGACGAGATCGTCACCCTCTATGGGAAACGCTGGGATATCGAGGTTTTCTTCAAGATGGTGAAATCGGTCTTGAAACTCACTCGGGAATTTCAGGTTCGATCCTATGATGCTCTGGTATCCCATACCAGTATCGTCTTTATCCGCTATATCATGCTCGCGGTTATTGCCCGGAGAAACACCGATCCCCGAACCTTTGGCGAGCTTTTCTATGCCTGCTATGATGAAATTCAGGATATCACTCTTATGGAAGCACTCACTCTTCTTCTTGAGCTCCTGAAGACGACCATCAAACAGATTCTTGTCCTTTCAGAAGAAAAAGTCAAAGAGCTACTCATCTATTTTGTAAATAGTCTTCCAGCATGGTTGAGAGAAAAAGTGCTATTATTGAACTGCGAAAGTTGA